One genomic window of Ziziphus jujuba cultivar Dongzao chromosome 4, ASM3175591v1 includes the following:
- the LOC125420337 gene encoding 23 kDa jasmonate-induced protein encodes MAGNVFGNPITDDDVKILYPNVTEITPKLRADVAFRNISTNGRDQNAKNFVKNLKERYGNGISALCMIFNATGNTLTYSGKNDWHGHVYESPYPAKIQNGQWGAFLHVHPSWFAGSEAAVVYRGYNNDGTLCDWMLSWGIPYIGDNHAYTEIREGRHYETDHWDYIKGLLESQSTKHEDTWNGCYSIVTIGEGTSPEYVGIMSLEGVTTKK; translated from the exons atggcaggcAATGTGTTTGGAAATCCCATTACTGATGACGATGTAAAAATACTGTATCCAAACGTCACCGAAATAACACCCAAACTCAGAGCTGATGTGGCTTTCCGTAACATCAGCACCAACGGAAGGGATCAAAATGCGAAAAACTTTGTGAAAAACCTCAAGGAAAGGTATGGCAATGGAATCTCTGCACTTTGCATGATTTTCAATGCTACCGGAAATACCTTAACGTATTCCGGCAAGAACGACTGGCACGGCCATGTCTATGAGTCTCCATACCCCGCCAAGATTCAAAATGGGCAGTGGGGTGCTTTTCTCCATGTCCACCCTTCTTGGTTTGCTGGTTCGGAAGCCGCCGTTGTCTACCGCGGCTACAACAACGATGGTACTCTCTGTGACTGGATGCTCTCTTGGGGCATTCCTTATATTGGTGATAATCAT gCTTATACTGAAATCCGTGAAGGTCGTCATTATGAGACTGATCACTGGGACTACATCAAAGGATTGTTGGAAAGCCAATCCACCAAACATGAAGACACTTGGAATGGATGCTATTCAATTGTGACAATTGGGGAAGGCACTTCTCCTGAATACGTTGGAATAATGTCCCTGGAAGGTGTcactactaaaaaataa